The following proteins come from a genomic window of Dreissena polymorpha isolate Duluth1 chromosome 1, UMN_Dpol_1.0, whole genome shotgun sequence:
- the LOC127865912 gene encoding uncharacterized protein LOC127865912, with product MLWELSHHVPSVRYMDYGATKQKSLFLSHDGLHLSAEGARRCLASIQDDLPNQLCVEAAVQDPTEWPALSATEVPVQEHDSTIALFSDIVQTMDHTYIKGERVSGFQVIGSRSGPDHIYSSCAPKDSSTPPKRGSKRAVSTPTGQTPTHEHKRIELDEKTRHNKWSLDETSFLREYSQTLRKDGESENSFWNNCAIAMNNMFGGKNRTGKSCKMAAWRLNLSGTCNSTMCTSVNEDFVDFTPLSETKGNNVGTQTDLSFNNKQRSNKQDCFFFEPWKNLQGTTNVCAETVNTAALRRLRTYSELKESEIQEITQKISSSSPREVAGHILSSPLRGSIIVELLNEIEYAAKECCNKDSVLAQKDFCDLAEFKWHELIDELLEQQPLLADVLLAVSLPTSKIGNTKSVQSLIPVISTVFGMLMKTRYQELSLVQKMIAMTLANEQTSQKVYDRLQPLGVTLSHSGMLYTMDQISGHFNNELIDAIASGKKFRIVGDNINFHVGLTHERKSRGNAAHMEHWFGSMAIIQNLSFSHLSHHTPRCDLRALPVSVFLLEEKDIQILKKNISQLISRVMTEFFPWMKFAKETANKPILGEFAEFPEFRRKNQVIPLPVMSKNEQKYSDVVEILDSYENLVISVCNQANVEAMEVHIGGDQLTQERFSGAKRLRAAALTEMERFHHLTPITFELFHLQMAVLTLFYQQLYNTTNTEPFTLHAQKIRLLRTDADGNDVKNHYNHCKELAVSFIKSYIIEAACEQFGINDYNTVPDIHLPNDDDSVSSWLLEVVQPITEKNLDACKLDSDLDHGYCDKASDYANLVLQLGVLFMELNDVVKYPDRDRLLAVLKILMVILKGHNTRSKYALEILRLLCQQFALLSESQAYSSLYGMFVNTGGKLDTNSPADLEMEHLVRLTKGHLKAMCSNKSESSVRKRNCAFYGMKKICDNFDEQTKVVHRAQKHKVLSSVEDEKALIKDLRKVRPFQHVCGRQIASMKHCPKNPVKKINTEELHKWISQNQIKFYYEIGR from the exons atggatcatacttatataaaaggggagagaGTGTCTGGGTTTCAAGTGATCGGGAGTAGGTCGGGCCCAGATCACATATACAGTTCCTGTGCCCCCAAAGACTCAAGTACCCCTCCGAAACGAGGAAGCAAGAGGGCAGTGTCAACTCCCACAGGACAAACACCTACACATGAACATAAAAGGATTGAACTG GATGAAAAAACCAGACACAACAAATGGTCCCTCGATGAGACATCCTTTCTGAGAGAATACAGTCAGACATTACGAAAAGATGGCGAGTCAGAAAACAGTTTCTGGAACAACTGCGCAATTGCAATGAACAACATGTTTGGTGGAAAAAACAGAACAG GGAAGTCCTGCAAGATGGCAGCCTGGCGGTTAAATCTTTCTGGTACATGTAACAGCACCATGTGTACTTCTGTTAATGAAGACTTTGTGGATTTTACGCCGCTGTCAGAGACAAAAGGAAACAATGTGGGAACCCAGACTGATTTGTCTTTTAATAATAAGCAAAG GTCTAACAAACAagactgttttttttttgaaCCATGGAAAAATCTGCAGGGG ACAACGAATGTGTGTGCTGAAACAGTAAATACGGCCGCACTAAGACGTTTAAGGACCTACTCTGAGCTAAAAGAGTCTGAGATACAGGAGATCACACAAAAAATAA GTTCCAGCTCTCCAAGAGAAGTAGCAGGGCATATATTGTCTTCTCCATTGAGAGGAAGTATCATTGTtgaacttttaaatgaaattgaatatgcaGCAAAAGAATGCTGTAACAAGGACAGTGTTTTGGCCCAAAAGGATTTCTGTGACCTGGCTGAATTTAAATGGCATGAACTCATTGATGAACTATTAGAGCAACAGCCACtgctagctgatgttctcttggcTGTGTCTCTACCAACCTCTAAGATAGGGAATACAAAATCTGTTCAGAGCCTTATACCGGTCATATCTACTGTGTTTGGAATGTTGATGAAAACACGATACCAGGAGTTGTCGTTAGTTCAAAAGATGATCGCAATGACTTTAGCTAATGAACAAACAAGCCAAAAA GTGTATGACAGACTTCAACCTTTGGGTGTCACTCTGAGCCATTCAGGCATGTTGTATACCATGGATCAGATATCGGGACACTTTAATAATGAACTAATTGATGCCATTGCCAGTGGAAAGAAATTCAGAATTGTTGGGGACAACATTAACTTTCATGTAGGTTTAACCCATGAACGTAAATCAAGAGGAAATGCAGCTCATATGGAGCATTGGTTTGGGTCAATGGCTATCATACAAAACCTAAGTTTTAGTCACCTTTCCCACCATACACCAAGATGTGACCTGCGAGCACTGCCTGTGTCAGTATTCTTGTTAGAAGAAAAGGATATtcaaatactgaagaagaatatCTCCCAGCTGATTTCCCGAGTCATGACAGAGTTCTTCCCCTGGATGAAGTTCGCAAAAGAAACGGCAAACAAACCAATTCTAGGCGAGTTTGCTGAATTTCCAGAGTTTAGAAGAAAAAATCAAGTCATTCCTCTCCCAGTGATGTCGAAAAATGAACAGAAATATTCAGATGTGGTAGAAATACTAGACTCCTATGAAAATCTTGTAATATCTGTTTGCAACCAGGCAAATGTTGAAGCAATGGAGGTGCACATTGGTGGAGACCAACTCACTCAAGAAAGATTTTCAGGAGCTAAGCGCTTAAGAGCAGCAGCACTTACTGAAATGGAGAGATTTCACCATTTGACACCAATTACATTTGAGCTTTTCCATTTACAGATGGCTGTTCTCACTTTGTTTTATCAACAACTCTATAATACAACAAACACAGAGCCCTTCACACTCCATGCACAAAAGATTCGTCTGCTTCGAACAGATGCTGATGGTAATGACGTCAAAAACCATTATAATCATTGCAAAGAGCTGGCAGTATCTTTTATCAAATCGTACATAATTGAGGCAGCATGTGAGCAATTTGGCATTAATGACTACAATACTGTTCCTGATATTCATCTACCGAATGATGATGACTCAGTCTCCTCTTGGCTATTGGAAGTAGTTCAACCAATTACAGAAAAAAATCTCGATGCTTGTAAACTTGATAGTGACTTGGACCATGGATACTGTGACAAAGCATCTGACTATGCGAACCTTGTTCTACAACTAGGTGTTCTGTTCATGGAATTGAATGATGTGGTAAAATACCCAGACAGAGATAGATTACTGGCAGTCCTGAAAATACTTATGGTCATCTTAAAAGGACATAACACCAGATCGAAGTATGCTCTTGAAATTCTTCGTTTATTGTGTCAGCAATTTGCTTTGTTAAGTGAGAGTCAGGCATATTCTAGTTTGTATGGAATGTTTGTTAATACTGGGGGGAAACTTGATACAAACAGTCCAGCTGATTTAGAAATGGAACACCTGGTTAGATTGACAAAAGGTCATCTGAAAGCGATGTGTTCTAACAAGTCCGAGTCTTCAGTGCGAAAACGAAATTGTGCATTTTATGGTATGAAGAAAATCTGTGACAACTTTGATGAACAAACAAAAGTTGTTCATCGTGCTCAAAAGCACAAAGTGTTGTCATCTGTTGAAGATGAAAAGGCACTTATTAAAGACCTGAGAAAAGTGAGGCCATTTCAGCATGTGTGTGGAAGACAAATTGCTTCAATGAAGCACTGTCCCAAAAATCCGGTAAAGAAGATTAACACGGAAGAACTGCACAAATGGATTTCTCAGAACCAAATTAAGTTTTATTATGAAATTGGACGTTAA
- the LOC127864664 gene encoding probable ATP-dependent DNA helicase RecS, which produces MADAMEIVINSQSITDALQKYCSEFQTNISELKPLQFKAVQTLLSKKDCICALPTETVLNSLEVNKLFRSVKFQDYNKFLVIDEAHCVIEWDGEFRKDFKRIYQLKSLVSCPILALSATITKAGQTEIAKCLHLTNYEVVSASPAKDNIKMFVMNRPSPNSKGNTSFTPYDYIFVPVLQQLKSEIDNFEITIVYCKTINWIGYGYELAKQILGDEFYSGKPSEKTARVMMYHSSMEGSDGKLKKHIVETLQTERSTIRLIIASVALGMGADLRHV; this is translated from the exons ATGGCGGACGCGATGGAAATA gtTATAAACAGCCAGTCAATTACAGATGCATTGCAGAAATATTGTTCAGAATTCCAAACTAATATATCAGAGCTCAAACCACTACAGTTTAAAGCAGTACAAACATTATTATCAAAAAAAGACTGCATCTGTGCTCTACCCACTG AGACTGTTTTAAACTCTCTTGAAGTGAACAAACTATTTCGCTCTGTTAAATTTCAAGATTATAACAAGTTTCTTGTAATCGACGAGGCTCATTGTGTTATTGAATGGGACGGAGAATTTAGGAAGGACTTTAAAAGAATATACCAACTGAAGTCTCTTGTAAGTTGCCCAATTCTTGCTTTGTCAGCAACAATAACAAAAGCAGGTCAAACTGAAATTGCAAAATGTCTGCATTTGACTAACTATGAAGTTGTAAGTGCTAGCCCTGCAAAAGACAACATTAAGATGTTCGTTATGAATCGTCCTAGTCCAAACTCCAAAGGGAATACCTCATTTACACCATATGACTATATATTTGTACCGGTTTTGCAACAACTGAAGAGTGAGattgataattttgaaataactattgtatattgtaaGACAATTAATTGGATTGGTTATGGATATGAACTTGCAAAGCAAATACTTGGTGATGAATTCTACTCAGGAAAACCATCGGAGAAAACTGCAAGAGTCATGATGTACCATTCATCTATGGAAGGCTCTGATGGGAAG TTGAAGAAACATATTGTTGAGACGTTACAGACTGAAAGGTCTACGATCCGACTGATAATTGCATCTGTGGCTCTAGGCATGGGTGCAGATTTGAGGCATGTTTAG